Proteins encoded together in one Cyprinus carpio isolate SPL01 chromosome B14, ASM1834038v1, whole genome shotgun sequence window:
- the LOC109049092 gene encoding RNA-binding motif protein, X chromosome, translating into MAEADRPGKLFIGGLNTETSEKVLEAYFSKFGRISEVLLMKDRETNKSRGFAFVTYENPGDAKDAAREMNGKPLDGKPIKVEQATKPQFESSGRRGPPPSRSRGPARGPRGSRGAPSGMRGPPSREPFFKGMSSRGPPPLKRGPPVRNGGPPPKRSAPSGPMGRPPMSRDRDPYGPPRRDSLMSRRDDGPPPRDDHYSKDSYSSRDYMSSRDGRDYAPPPRDYPYREYSGHSSSRDDYGSGSRGYSDRDGYGGGREPRGYMDRPSSGSYRDPYDSYGNSRSAPPSRGPPPSYSGSGGSSRYDDYGSSSRDGYGSRDSYPSSRSDPYSASRGDRLGRQERGPPPPLERGYHREYSSSSRGAPRGGGRGGGRADRGMARNRY; encoded by the exons ATGGCTGAGGCAGACCGACCAGGGAAGCTCTTCATCGGTGGCCTGAACACTGAAACTAGTGAGAAGGTCCTTGAAGCGTATTTCAGCAAATTTGGCAGAATATCAGAAG TTCTGTTGATGAAGGATCGTGAGACGAATAAATCTAGAGGCTTTGCATTTGTAACTTATGAAAATCCTGGTGACGCAAAAGACGCGGCGAGGGAAATGAATGGAAAG CCCCTTGATGGAAAGCCTATTAAAGTGGAACAGGCCACAAAACCTCAGTTTGAGTCTTCAGGACGCCGTGGTCCACCACCGTCACGGAGTCGTGGCCCTGCTAGAGGTCCACGAGGGTCCAGGGGAGCACCAAGTGGAATGCGGGGACCACCCAGCAGAG AACCCTTTTTTAAAGGCATGTCATCCAGAGGGCCACCACCACTGAAAAGAGGCCCCCCAGTGCGGAATGGAGGACCCCCGCCTAAGAGATCTGCACCCTCTGGGCCAATGGGCAGAC CACCAATGTCCAGAGACAGGGACCCATACGGCCCTCCTCGCAGAGATTCTCTGATGTCACGTCGGGATGATGGTCCTCCGCCTCGTGATGACCACTACAGTAAAGACAG CTACTCCAGCCGTGACTACATGAGTTCACGGGACGGTCGAGACTATGCCCCGCCACCACGTGATTACCCATACCGGGAGTATTCGGGCCATTCCAGTTCTAGAGATGACTATGGGTCAGGATCCAGAGGTTACAG TGATCGTGATGGCTACGGTGGAGGACGAGAGCCCAGGGGTTACATGGATCGGCCCAGTTCAGGATCCTATAGAGACCCTTACGACAGTTACG GTAACTCACGCAGCGCCCCACCCTCAAGGGGTCCCCCTCCGTCCTACAGTGGGAGTGGCGGAAGCAGTCGTTATGACGACTATGGCAGCAGTTCCCGGGATGGATATGGCAGTCGAGACAGTTATCCCAGCAGTCGGAGTGACCCGTACTCCGCTAGTCGTGGTGACCGTCTGGGTAGGCAGGAGAGAGGGCCACCCCCTCCTCTTGAGCGAGGCTATCATCGTGAATACAGCAGCTCGAGCCGTGGGGCGCCTCGAGGAGGTGGCCGGGGCGGCGGTCGAGCAGATAGAGGAATGGCCCGGAACAGATACTGA